In Streptomyces nodosus, one DNA window encodes the following:
- a CDS encoding phosphotransferase family protein, producing MQRQLMDDQDLSGLVRDALGAGRRVVAVDRLRGGSRKGVYRVRLDGGRTPSVIVYNWAATESFWPGARETDPADPFTPASGLVPFLAARRSLDGLGARVPRVLLTDDTRRRFPADVAVVEDIPGGTLEALFETDPGRAAQSLARLAETVEVMHRHPGDRYGRVDLLERHRPGSEVPCERRVLDRALRDLEEAAGRDGRIAAAEAALRDRLRELADRVDLRRRYGLIHGELGPDHVLVDADRHPVLIDIEGLMYFDVEWEHVFLRLRFGGHYTALARPGLDPRRLDLYALAMRLSLVAGPLRLLDGDFPDRAFLKRIAEHNTGAALALLP from the coding sequence ATGCAACGGCAACTCATGGACGACCAGGACCTGTCGGGGCTCGTGCGGGACGCACTGGGAGCGGGCCGCCGGGTGGTCGCGGTGGACCGGTTGCGCGGGGGAAGCAGGAAAGGGGTCTACCGGGTACGCCTCGACGGAGGCCGCACGCCGAGCGTGATCGTCTACAACTGGGCCGCCACCGAGAGTTTCTGGCCGGGTGCGCGCGAGACGGATCCGGCCGATCCGTTCACGCCCGCCTCCGGGCTCGTCCCGTTCCTGGCCGCGCGGCGGAGCTTGGACGGCCTCGGGGCACGGGTTCCCCGGGTCCTTCTGACGGATGACACCCGGCGCCGTTTCCCTGCGGACGTCGCCGTGGTCGAGGACATCCCCGGCGGCACACTCGAAGCGCTCTTCGAGACCGATCCCGGGCGCGCCGCGCAATCCCTGGCCCGCCTCGCCGAGACGGTCGAGGTGATGCACCGTCACCCCGGTGACCGGTACGGCAGAGTGGACCTGCTGGAACGGCACAGGCCCGGGTCCGAGGTGCCCTGCGAGCGGCGGGTCCTCGACCGGGCCCTGCGGGACCTCGAGGAGGCCGCCGGACGCGACGGCCGGATCGCGGCGGCCGAAGCCGCGTTGCGCGACCGTCTGCGGGAACTGGCCGACCGGGTGGACCTACGCAGGCGGTACGGGCTGATCCACGGAGAACTCGGGCCCGACCACGTCCTGGTCGATGCCGACAGGCACCCCGTCCTCATCGACATCGAGGGCCTGATGTACTTCGACGTGGAGTGGGAACACGTATTTCTCCGACTCCGTTTCGGCGGGCACTACACCGCGCTCGCCCGGCCCGGTCTCGATCCGCGGCGGCTCGACCTCTATGCGCTCGCGATGCGCCTGTCCCTGGTGGCCGGCCCCCTGCGCCTCCTCGACGGCGACTTTCCCGACCGGGCGTTCCTGAAGAGGATCGCCGAGCACAACACCGGAGCGGCGCTGGCACTCCTTCCGTAG
- a CDS encoding carboxymuconolactone decarboxylase family protein, with amino-acid sequence MTPRLPKAELPAELQENLIKQFGVVPENLEVMWNSPRAARAVQEFAGEVGAWDAVDATLKSFAHMAVAAQVGCSWCLDIGYFQARKQNLDLTKASQVPCWRESEVFTSLERDVMGYAESMTNTPPTVTDAQYASLLDRLGPVAMAELTAYIAFVNLATRANVATGVRSQGFSDVCEIPLAARPDRSGAASTA; translated from the coding sequence ATGACGCCACGTCTTCCGAAGGCCGAGCTCCCCGCGGAGCTCCAGGAGAACCTGATCAAGCAGTTCGGTGTGGTGCCCGAGAACCTCGAGGTGATGTGGAACAGCCCCCGAGCCGCGCGGGCCGTCCAGGAGTTCGCCGGCGAGGTAGGGGCGTGGGACGCGGTCGACGCGACCCTGAAGTCCTTTGCGCATATGGCCGTCGCGGCACAGGTCGGCTGCAGCTGGTGCCTCGACATCGGCTACTTCCAGGCCCGGAAACAGAACCTGGACCTGACCAAGGCCAGTCAGGTGCCGTGCTGGCGCGAGTCGGAGGTGTTCACTTCGCTGGAGCGGGACGTGATGGGGTATGCCGAGTCCATGACGAACACGCCGCCGACCGTCACCGACGCGCAGTACGCGAGCCTGCTCGACCGGCTCGGCCCGGTGGCGATGGCCGAACTCACCGCGTACATCGCCTTCGTCAACCTGGCGACCAGGGCCAATGTGGCGACCGGGGTCCGGTCGCAGGGTTTCTCCGACGTCTGCGAGATCCCGCTGGCCGCACGCCCCGACCGGTCCGGCGCGGCGTCCACCGCATGA
- a CDS encoding RNA polymerase sigma-70 factor: MTEDPFVVHRSLLFTVAYEMLGSATDAEDVVQESWLRWDGVERSGVRDPRAYLVRVVTRQALNRLRTLSRSREDYVGEWLPEPLLTSPDVAEDVELAESVSIAMLTVLETLGPVERAVFVLREVFEVPYGEIAEATDRSAAAVRQIARRAREHVAARRPRVRVSGAEQQAVVERFMDALRTGRMQELMEVMAPDVVLIADGGGLAPAAPAPVHGAGRVAKVLERVNRVAPASEVTTVWLNGAPAGRVESDGEAATVSLLVEHGRVTRIYVVRNPQKLTRLDEPSELVR; encoded by the coding sequence ATGACCGAGGATCCGTTCGTCGTCCATCGCAGCCTGCTGTTCACCGTCGCCTACGAGATGCTGGGCTCGGCTACCGACGCGGAGGACGTGGTGCAGGAGTCCTGGCTGCGGTGGGACGGTGTGGAGCGCTCGGGGGTGCGTGACCCGCGGGCGTATCTCGTCCGGGTCGTGACACGGCAGGCGCTCAACCGGCTGCGGACGTTGTCGCGCAGCCGGGAGGACTATGTCGGCGAATGGCTGCCGGAGCCGCTGCTGACCAGTCCTGATGTGGCCGAGGACGTGGAGCTCGCGGAGAGTGTCTCGATCGCGATGCTGACCGTCCTGGAAACCCTCGGTCCGGTGGAACGGGCGGTGTTCGTGCTCCGCGAGGTGTTCGAGGTGCCCTATGGCGAGATCGCCGAGGCGACGGACAGATCCGCTGCCGCGGTACGGCAGATCGCGCGCCGGGCCCGCGAGCATGTGGCGGCCCGCCGGCCGCGGGTACGGGTCAGCGGGGCGGAGCAGCAGGCCGTGGTGGAGCGCTTCATGGACGCACTGCGCACCGGGCGGATGCAGGAGCTGATGGAGGTCATGGCGCCCGATGTGGTCCTGATCGCGGACGGTGGCGGGCTCGCGCCGGCCGCGCCGGCTCCGGTTCACGGCGCCGGACGGGTGGCGAAGGTGCTCGAGCGTGTGAACCGGGTGGCGCCCGCGTCCGAGGTGACGACCGTCTGGCTCAACGGCGCGCCCGCGGGCCGGGTCGAGAGCGACGGCGAGGCGGCCACGGTGAGCCTCCTGGTGGAACACGGGCGGGTCACCCGGATCTATGTGGTGCGCAACCCGCAGAAGCTGACGCGGCTGGACGAGCCGTCCGAACTCGTCAGATGA
- a CDS encoding glutaredoxin domain-containing protein: MMRAWNLPILFVLCGSVVAAGSFLGGDRVTAAVVLVVFVLLATMHSPLVFPRSIGALEAQSRSAVDGRPVVFWRPGCKYCLRLRIRLGRGARRAHWVDIWRDPAGAAVVRAANDGNETVPTVVVGGRPHTNPDPAWVRDQLPGPA, from the coding sequence ATGATGCGCGCCTGGAACCTGCCGATTCTGTTCGTCCTCTGTGGCTCGGTCGTTGCCGCCGGGTCGTTCCTCGGCGGTGACCGTGTCACCGCCGCCGTGGTCCTCGTGGTGTTCGTGCTGCTCGCCACTATGCACTCCCCTCTGGTCTTCCCGAGGTCGATCGGGGCGCTGGAGGCACAGAGCCGCAGCGCGGTCGACGGCCGACCGGTCGTCTTCTGGCGACCGGGCTGCAAGTACTGTCTGCGCCTGCGCATCCGGCTGGGCCGCGGCGCCCGCCGGGCGCATTGGGTCGACATCTGGCGTGACCCGGCCGGAGCGGCGGTGGTGAGGGCGGCCAACGACGGCAACGAGACCGTGCCGACCGTCGTCGTCGGGGGCCGACCGCACACCAACCCCGACCCCGCATGGGTACGCGATCAACTCCCCGGCCCCGCCTGA
- a CDS encoding acyl-CoA dehydrogenase family protein has protein sequence MATAAHPLLDRARRLAQDLLVPNAERVDQEGVPMSHVEAVKRSGLLGMSAPVEYGGSGAPAAVVRRTAEILAGACCSTWFVQTQHHTPVLTLTKSELPVRERLLGPLARGELLSGVAYAHIRRYPRTPVRVTRERGGLRFDGTVPWYTGWGLNDVMLLAGVTDTGEALFAFAEAREQPGLRASGPLRLAALTAARTVSLELDGLWLPEEAVALCSPYEQWAAGDRSKTVSTSPAVFGITEAALGLLDEEDAVPLRARLEEVRGGAYALADRAAPHEHLEERLALRIRAYDLMRTATTAAVVTGGGRALLLSARAQRLAREALFLLVQGQTAESRRAHLDALTGRRPAVA, from the coding sequence ATGGCCACCGCAGCACATCCTCTCCTCGACCGCGCCCGGCGGCTCGCACAGGACCTGCTCGTCCCGAACGCCGAACGGGTGGACCAGGAGGGGGTGCCCATGAGCCATGTAGAGGCGGTCAAGCGGTCGGGGCTCCTCGGGATGAGCGCACCGGTGGAGTACGGCGGCTCGGGCGCGCCCGCGGCGGTGGTACGGCGCACCGCCGAGATCCTGGCCGGGGCCTGCTGCTCGACCTGGTTCGTGCAGACGCAGCACCACACGCCCGTACTGACGCTGACGAAGAGCGAACTGCCGGTGCGTGAGCGCCTGTTGGGGCCCCTGGCACGCGGCGAGCTGCTGTCCGGGGTGGCGTACGCCCATATCCGCCGGTACCCGCGGACCCCGGTGCGTGTCACCAGGGAACGGGGCGGCCTGCGGTTCGACGGAACCGTGCCCTGGTACACCGGCTGGGGCCTGAACGACGTCATGCTGCTGGCCGGGGTCACCGACACCGGCGAGGCCCTGTTCGCCTTCGCCGAGGCCCGGGAACAGCCGGGCCTGCGCGCCTCCGGACCCCTCCGCCTCGCGGCCCTCACCGCCGCGCGCACGGTGTCACTCGAACTGGACGGACTCTGGCTGCCCGAGGAGGCGGTGGCCCTGTGTTCGCCCTATGAGCAGTGGGCGGCGGGCGACCGGTCGAAGACCGTGAGCACCTCACCGGCGGTGTTCGGGATCACCGAGGCGGCACTCGGCCTGCTGGACGAGGAGGACGCCGTACCGTTGCGCGCCCGCCTGGAGGAAGTACGGGGCGGGGCCTACGCCCTGGCCGACCGTGCGGCACCGCACGAGCATCTGGAGGAGCGGCTGGCCCTCCGGATACGGGCGTACGACCTGATGCGGACGGCCACCACGGCGGCGGTGGTCACCGGCGGCGGCCGTGCGCTGCTCCTGTCCGCCCGGGCGCAACGCCTCGCGCGCGAGGCCCTGTTCCTCCTGGTCCAGGGTCAGACGGCGGAGTCCCGCCGGGCTCATCTCGACGCCCTGACCGGCCGCCGTCCCGCCGTAGCCTAG